A region of the Vicugna pacos unplaced genomic scaffold, VicPac4 scaffold_19, whole genome shotgun sequence genome:
atggacaaatgaacctggagaaagacagtcaaatctgtgcagacattaaagttcacttgaacgtgctgcatccctgagccaaagataggacaaatatgcagcaattcttgaggacagaagagtggtttttaaggttctccaagaatgaatcccatggaaccgagatggccagttgtcaaactgagactttgttctttggacggtgtacccagcaagggtattggccttttatatgtttccatttgtctttaatacatgtctgttgatgaggacatgggcacaaatgtttgacaccttgtcgaggcaattttggatacctgcctagaagcacgggcacagttgtggctgcttcatacatcttgcagcccatccctttccccggctccgtgatcacggcagagtggttccttgttgacctgtccgtttcctctgtgacatcataacccatgaaaagaccggagcatattaacttggctttgttaaagtcaaagaaacagatcaaatatggagtcagatttgttctttcctatttcagtagtaccatggagatggcagtttgggcagctttttgtagtgtcctggaggctttctctctcagcttctgggcacctctattgaaaacccttcattgctgtctggcctgctggtaatgcacactgcctgttttgccctgaagatgtgttctgtttataaactcatctctactccttggaaaacaactcaagaaaaactcagttggttttccaccagccatgggcaggggtgaggtataccatgttattatttcataaaataatagtaataatagtaatagtaatagtactagaaataataatagtattataataataataataatataaaagaagtcttaaaacaggactgagcacattggagagagtcaataaatgctttctggcttaaatcaaaagtgatgacttagtgattccatggctgctgtatttgctaagctagttactcctttgctccattacacattattttaactgaaaaagaaatgcaaggaaatggttaaaaaaaaactcaaacagagcacaaaaatacacaagtgaaagaagttttccctcatcctctgttctttcagccctgtctggagatgccactgtttactatcttttgggtgcttttccagatatgctttgcacattcccacctatgcatgtaaattcctttaaaattttagttatttttaacttaaagagatttaaatcctcaagtggcttctgcccgggtaatagaacagaacaaatctgactccatattagatctgttcctttgaatttaaccctatgctctgtctcctaggcttcatcttgcttgtaaaaaattgttgcctagagcctgaaatacacaggagagcttattctgaagctctgacctttaaggatattgaacactttttcattcattaaaagatagcaaattgcagaatagaaaataacgtttgttttgttggagatttacagggatctgacccacgcagatagctgtaagaacaaaggattctaacaagaaggaattcctacactaagaagtttgcaacaaccaagcgcgtagggaaggagcctgaattgtgacttggggagatggttttccagaacattagtttgccaactaggtctacagaaacttgctattccaagccccaacatctggtttccaaacttattggcctgtcctgcactggggagaatgaatttggacttggtaacactcctatctacctagaaagctgggcactggagctgagtgttatggaaacaggccagccaagaaacaagcaccaatcggagtgctggagtactcagaattattatgccggcgggctcagaggggcttctgctccgaagttctgagcacctccaagacgtgcacatgaggttttaaatacttcaatacaactaaggggatattagccaataagacttaaagaacaaaaagcaaggaatcagtacactggagcttatcaatttgtaatagatcacgttactgacacttgttgagcttggaattacgagttaggttgttaggccaataaactgacactaaacttcagatttacgagatagcccagcagaacttagatcagtaaaccgacacttatcacacttagatttgtgacttagcttgttagcccagctggacttttccttcacatgaggacagctctcccacccccaggaaaccactgtgagcccttgatgtttccactagggtggggtatggtttacccaggagggatggggactatgcaccaacactcaggcagtctgctctgtctggggctctgatcttgtaccaaacctctccccgccagcccaacacctgggacagtggagctaaggcagtgatccttcctgcctgtttcccagcgtgtaaaaggggaatatgtgctcttcccaaggaagttctgagctacaacacctgcgggtgcttggttctcagagcaacagaaaacccagctccgcatgggggcaacgggtgtgatccccgtagtgtttctgcagaagcatctaatggagggctggatcagggaggtaaaacatgagctgcgggacttgaacggttacagaagggtacagaggtaggtctgccatctcagggtgccctagaggtaaagctttttctctccaactccgctacgacactcccctatccagacccatcccttctctgctcttcctgtccatctgtatccctccacttttcccctcttctccacccgctcccatcttctccctccctcgctgtcccaccttctctcgcagaatccagagaggatccatgtccgtcctgcgcatgcgctgtcggtgcctggtggtccgctggttcgaagctccatgtccgagccggggattggccccaaatgcttctcaactctgtcgcccgttaggcctttggttcctgcctggggccggggcttctggctgtggaagtgcaaggtggggggctcccgggaaagggttcaggcggcttcgggagggtgatccgcctttcacagcccccaagggcgccagtcagcccgtgttcagctgaatttctctggccagacccttctgacagcaccacctgccccggcgccccggccacagctgtccaggtccaggtgtgcgcctgccacctctcacgcagccgggatcccctcagtccacggctggcgtccccttcccctctcccgcccgcgagtcctctcctcccgggcttcctctcctcggccgcctgcccgtccccaccaatgggcgggctgtttcccgggcgggcgtggtctgcggacctggacgggagcgggcggcttatgctggtgctggggctggcctccgagcggggctgcagcccgcaccccccctttccctcccccctagggctgccctcctttccctttcaccctccctcaggaccagctcagtggcgtgtgtgctgctccccgggctgagagcctctggctgtagcgcccagcttcacctggtggagtcgggaaaagggagcatcagtgctgagcaagcttctgtctcctccctcagtgtttctgccgcaggtaagtaccttgaacactttcaggtgttatgatggcggtgcttgttgatgtcacgtgtttttatagtgagagggattaacagtggtgaaagcagggcttggttctgttaaaaatgagctgaaggcatgaagctgtgatatcctccttccttccctctccaagggtgaaacgtgtgaccgtcgattttaaaaagacagttacagtccctaactagcccagcccagctagtgtgtgttaacaggaacagcatcaccagaggccttggagacccagggatattgcagtcctaaagaactcctggcacagtttggtttgtattggttttttgtttttcttaaattgtgggacagactagtggtataaaaagaaaaatatttgtcaagaaatattttttcatataacagtgttattgtgatatagttcacacaccatgaattccatccatttaaatggtaaaattcagcagcttttagcatattcacagttgtgcaaccattattattccagaacgtttttatcacttcagaaagagcagtggaaatgaatgacctatccacccctccccagtggtggttctaaagaaatttcttggctaatcttgaccataaattcacttgttacattccaagaaaaatctggtaggaattctaatcagaattgcaatgaatctgtctatcaaaacaggaagaattaacgtctttatggcacaaacttcttctacccatgaatatatttcggaccctatattttcctctgtccagagcctggcccatgggaagtcctcactacttgttgggcttgtgaatgatgagattctatacatcgttagttgcagctgtagcctttcacagaagagaaaagaaacctcagtgaaacaagtgactctctgatggtcagaaagagtgacagccattgctggagtgatccagtggacttggtgtttgcaaccagaattctccaccacctacagctaaggggattagagtgttcttttattttttcttaatggcgttgcttttatttttacttattttttaaattattttttatttaagtgtagtcaatttacaatgttagtttcaggtgtacagcagagattcagttataaacatatgcatatgtatatacatatgttttagattgtttttagtataactcattacaagaaattgaatatagttccctgtgttatatagcaggtccttgtcatttattttatatttactaatttgtatctgttaatccctcctttcctgcctgctaaatacagtttgctttctatgtccatgagtccatttataggagcaccatttttcctagtaatatatgctctttggctgctttcagtttcagtaattccatcttatctgtgggcgcttttcttctggtggcctttatgtggtttgcacacgtgataatagagatctttatttgggagaactccaggtctcgtgtagtccctggtacagaatgcccactgaattgatgattgaactgggaaaaaagcacagtaaatgctggaatttccactatggttgagaattccaggtttcaataacctgtttagacaaccttaatattggctgcacccatactggttaatttggtggaaattcatgatatgg
Encoded here:
- the LOC140692911 gene encoding uncharacterized protein, whose translation is MLADPEDGRLMSWRTIFPNVKMPVTELEACFQAVHVLGIQKRSLEAFEFIQNAVYIHLQQNPERIHVRPAHALSVPGGPLVRSSMSEPGIGPKCFSTLSPVRPLVPAWGRGFWLWKCKDQLSGVCAAPRAESLWL